Proteins from one Ipomoea triloba cultivar NCNSP0323 chromosome 1, ASM357664v1 genomic window:
- the LOC116021749 gene encoding uncharacterized protein LOC116021749: MLKVEITCCLLSSTGSSAPLRRVIEDLNTKEIKQAHSWFHLQSHSFWTPEFHHLQIINFLFFFNNKSGDTRWSSHLKSISSLMRMFSATCEVLLNIIEDGTTPTHRGDADAAYEVMTSFEFVFIMHLMKKVLEISNMLCQALQLQTQDILNAMHLVTSTKLLIQKLRDNGWDELVSSVKSFCENVNITVPDFDAQYIARRGRARHQQDELTIGHHYKVDIFNAVIDSQLQELNNRFDDKAMELIILSSSLDPKEMRLAFRIDDICKLVEKFYPQDFADYEILQLRMQLEHFEHVKQLHDFKALESISDLCQWLVKTRKLDIFPLVFRIVTLILTLPVSTATTERSFSAMKIVKTTLRNKMGDQFLNDCLLVYIEKQIAKQFSIDSIIDDFRDMQERRSKF; the protein is encoded by the exons atgttgaaagttgaaatcaCTTGTTGTCTACTTTCCTCCACCGGCTCCAGTGCTCCACTCAGAAGAGTAATTGAAGATTTGAACactaaagaaattaagcaaGCTCACTCCTGGTTTCATTTACAGAGTCACTCTTTTTGGACTCCTGagtttcatcatcttcaaatcatcaattttctgttcttcttcaacaataaatctg GTGATACTCGTTGGAGTTCTCATTTGAAATCCATATCAAGTTTGATGAGAATGTTTAGTGCAACATGTGAAGTTTTACTAAACATTATTGAAGATGGAACTACACCTACTCACCGTGGAGATGCCGATGCAGCTTATGAGGTAATGActtcttttgaatttgtattcaTTATGCACCTCATGAAAAAAGTTCTAGAGATTTCTAATATGCTCTGCCAAGCTTTGCAACTCCAAACTCAAGATATATTGAATGCAATGCATCTTGTGACATCTACTAAATTGCTTATTCAAAAATTAAGAGATAATGGATGGGATGAACTAGTTTCAAGTGTGAAGTCTTTTTGTGAGAATGTCAATATAACTGTACCAGATTTTGATGCTCAATATATTGCAAGAAGAGGAAGGGCTAGACATCAACAAGATGAATTAACAATTGGACATCATTACAAAGTTGATATTTTTAATGCGGTGATTGATTCTCAATTGCAAGAGTTGAACAATAGGTTTGATGATAAAGCAATGGAATTAATTATTCTTAGTTCATCCCTTGATCCAAAAGAAATGCGTTTAGCATTCAGAATTGATGACATTTGCAAGTTGGTAGAGAAGTTTTACCCACAAGACTTTGCAGATTATGAGATTTTACAATTAAGAATGCAACTTGAACATTTTGAACATGTGAAACAACTTCATGATTTTAAAGCACTAGAAAGCATTTCTGATCTCTGTCAATGGTTGGTGAAAACTAGAAAGTTGGACATCTTTCCTCTTGTCTTCAGAATAGTAACTCTCATCCTCACGCTTCCCGTATCTACAGCTACTACAGAACGATCATTTTCTGCCATGAAAATAGTCAAGACTACACTCCGTAACAAGATGGGTGATCAATTTCTTAATGATTGTTTGTTAGTGTACATTGAAAAACAAATTGCAAAACAATTTAGTATAGATTCAATTATAGATGATTTCCGTGATATGCAAGAGAGACGTTCTAAATTTTAG